A window from Patescibacteria group bacterium encodes these proteins:
- a CDS encoding DNA recombination protein RmuC, translated as METYLILLAGAILLAFVALAFFVSKKFAELAKPSEDNAQKLMLDVIENLRKEIHHQTGETQKTTLQTLDLLEKKFANLNDSVDQKLTDNTKKLDARLDGAAREIAKVSGELGKMAEIRGSVESLTNFLKHSKRRGNLGEEGLKEMLAEALPREKWKLQFAFAGGEAVDAIIETKNGNIPVDSKFPLENFEKMRTAADEKIAETFRREFAKDCKKHIDAIAKKYIRPEEGTTDFAVLYLPAESIYNEASENSEISRYARAKNIQLVSPNSFFYFLRVVLIAFQSEKFEENAKKVLALIAGVKTEAGKFGANLELTAKHLNNAKKNMDDTVSSYQRLESKIERVGEYSDAVPLAEVAEEEIEIELPLE; from the coding sequence ATGGAAACTTATTTAATTTTGCTCGCCGGTGCGATTTTGCTGGCTTTCGTTGCTCTCGCTTTTTTCGTCTCCAAAAAATTTGCGGAGCTCGCGAAGCCGAGCGAAGACAACGCGCAAAAATTGATGCTCGATGTGATTGAAAATTTACGCAAAGAAATTCACCACCAGACAGGCGAGACACAGAAGACGACTTTGCAAACTCTCGATTTGCTCGAAAAGAAATTCGCGAATCTGAATGACTCGGTTGATCAAAAATTAACCGACAATACGAAGAAGCTCGACGCACGGCTCGACGGTGCGGCGCGCGAAATCGCCAAAGTTTCAGGTGAGCTCGGCAAGATGGCGGAGATTCGCGGCTCGGTCGAATCGCTGACGAACTTCCTCAAACATTCCAAACGGCGCGGGAATCTCGGCGAGGAAGGACTGAAAGAAATGCTGGCGGAGGCACTGCCGCGCGAGAAGTGGAAACTCCAATTCGCCTTCGCGGGCGGGGAGGCGGTCGATGCGATTATTGAAACCAAGAATGGCAACATTCCGGTTGACTCCAAATTTCCGCTCGAGAATTTCGAGAAAATGCGCACGGCGGCGGACGAAAAAATCGCCGAGACTTTTCGCCGGGAATTCGCGAAAGACTGCAAAAAACACATCGACGCGATTGCGAAGAAATACATTCGACCAGAGGAAGGCACGACGGATTTCGCGGTGCTCTATTTGCCAGCCGAATCAATCTACAACGAGGCCTCGGAAAATTCCGAGATCTCGCGCTATGCCCGCGCCAAAAATATTCAGCTCGTCTCGCCGAATTCTTTCTTCTACTTTCTGCGCGTTGTCTTGATCGCCTTCCAGTCGGAGAAATTTGAGGAAAATGCGAAGAAAGTTTTGGCGTTGATCGCGGGAGTGAAGACTGAGGCAGGGAAATTTGGCGCGAATCTCGAGCTCACCGCCAAGCATCTGAATAACGCGAAGAAGAACATGGACGACACGGTTTCGAGTTACCAGCGCCTAGAGTCGAAGATCGAGCGAGTCGGGGAATACTCGGATGCGGTGCCGCTGGCGGAAGTGGCGGAGGAGGAGATTGAGATTGAGTTGCCGCTGGAATAA
- a CDS encoding nicotinamide-nucleotide adenylyltransferase produces MPPKKVKRVAFIGRFQPFHRGHLSVIQDLLPKFDQVLVVVGSSDKFRTLENPFTVGERHAMVKETLESLGVKPEQFKVVPLPDIDDDEKWVKHVIKTCQDFESVAITDNPRVEKLFRKDGKKKIIKPKKKYAISATIVREEIKKGSDLQKYLPQPVISFLQKIGATRKIMDIEEEALAAESESEGCAE; encoded by the coding sequence ATGCCTCCAAAAAAAGTTAAACGCGTCGCTTTCATCGGTCGCTTTCAGCCTTTTCACCGCGGTCATCTCTCCGTGATTCAGGACTTGCTGCCGAAATTCGACCAGGTTTTGGTCGTGGTCGGATCGAGTGACAAATTCCGCACGCTCGAAAATCCTTTCACGGTCGGTGAACGCCACGCGATGGTCAAGGAGACGCTGGAGTCGCTCGGCGTGAAGCCGGAACAATTCAAAGTCGTGCCGCTGCCAGACATCGACGACGATGAAAAATGGGTCAAGCATGTCATCAAAACCTGCCAAGATTTCGAGTCGGTCGCGATTACCGACAATCCGCGCGTCGAGAAGCTTTTCCGCAAAGACGGCAAAAAGAAAATTATCAAACCGAAAAAGAAGTACGCCATTTCGGCGACGATTGTCCGTGAGGAAATCAAAAAAGGCTCAGACTTGCAAAAATATCTGCCGCAGCCCGTGATTTCCTTTCTCCAAAAAATCGGGGCGACGCGCAAAATTATGGATATCGAAGAAGAGGCTTTGGCGGCGGAAAGTGAAAGTGAAGGCTGCGCGGAGTAA
- the dgt gene encoding dNTP triphosphohydrolase, giving the protein MLLKRGDLEKRERVWFAPYATFADAARREFPDERDEFRTEFQRDHARIIHSKAFRRLKGKTQVFVASHGDHFRNRLTHSLEVSQISRSLARNLAVNEDLAGAIALAHDLGHTPFGHAGEDRLDSLLQKFGKSFEHNRQSRRILQILEKKYPDSEGLNLTLDLLDGLAKHATIYDAPEKIDSQPSLEAQIVNLADEIAYTNHDLEDGLRAGIFTREDLKNLNLWQKALAKVDAKLPTEAFNHRAVSAIIDLLNRDLLENSAQNLKKHAIDSLPKVRNFAEPLVGFSPKMQADLVELRQFLRQNFYLAPAVAKLSNRGADILEKLFTTIHAQQNLLPPEFARRLKIDPPEIVVADFVAGMTDNFAEDFLVRAE; this is encoded by the coding sequence GCCATATGCGACTTTCGCTGATGCAGCGCGGCGTGAATTTCCTGACGAGCGCGATGAATTTCGCACGGAGTTTCAGCGGGACCACGCGCGCATCATCCATTCCAAAGCATTCCGCCGACTGAAAGGTAAGACTCAAGTTTTCGTTGCGAGTCACGGCGACCATTTTCGCAATCGGCTCACGCACTCACTCGAAGTTTCCCAAATTTCGCGCAGTCTCGCGCGTAATCTCGCAGTAAATGAAGATCTCGCTGGTGCGATTGCGCTCGCGCACGATCTCGGACACACACCTTTCGGACACGCTGGCGAGGATCGGCTTGATTCCTTGCTGCAAAAATTCGGCAAAAGTTTCGAACACAATCGGCAGTCGCGGCGTATTCTCCAGATACTCGAAAAAAAATATCCCGATTCCGAGGGCTTGAATCTGACGCTCGACTTGCTCGACGGTTTGGCGAAACACGCGACGATTTACGATGCGCCGGAAAAAATAGACTCGCAGCCTTCACTCGAAGCGCAAATCGTGAATCTGGCGGACGAAATCGCCTACACGAATCACGATCTCGAGGACGGTTTGCGCGCCGGGATTTTCACGCGGGAAGATTTGAAAAATCTGAATCTGTGGCAAAAAGCGCTCGCAAAAGTTGACGCGAAATTACCAACCGAGGCTTTCAATCACCGCGCTGTTTCGGCAATCATCGATTTACTTAATCGCGATTTGCTCGAAAATTCCGCCCAGAATCTGAAGAAGCACGCGATTGATTCGCTACCCAAAGTTCGAAATTTCGCTGAGCCGCTCGTCGGATTTTCTCCCAAAATGCAGGCTGATTTGGTCGAGCTGCGCCAGTTCTTGCGGCAAAATTTTTACCTAGCGCCGGCGGTTGCCAAGCTGTCGAATCGCGGAGCGGACATTTTGGAAAAGCTTTTTACGACCATTCACGCGCAGCAAAATTTGCTCCCGCCGGAATTCGCGCGTCGCCTCAAAATCGACCCGCCCGAAATCGTCGTCGCGGATTTCGTCGCCGGGATGACGGATAATTTCGCCGAGGATTTTTTGGTGAGGGCTGAATAA
- a CDS encoding O-acetylhomoserine aminocarboxypropyltransferase/cysteine synthase family protein yields MTIKKNLHPETLAIHAGRAKNAANACATPIYQTASFDFGSTKEAADLFALKKAGNIYTRMGNPTTAVLEERIAALEGGSAAVATASGMAAISLAILTLAQKGDHIISSTALYGGTETLFRHTLPRFGIEVEFVEKLSAAKLEKLIRRNTRAIYFETIGNPAGEVLDFAEIAKVAKKFKVPVIVDNTFAPVLCRPIEFGANIVIHSLTKWIGGHGTSIGGIVVDGGNFDWKVNPLFAQKDPSYHDLRFASLGKVAFATKARVDGLRNLGACLSPFNSWQFLLGLETLGLRIKKHSENTIALTQFLVDHPKVAWVNFVGLPTHPFNENALKYFEGGFGSVFTFGLKKGRTAGKKFIESVKLASHLANVGDAKTLVLHPASTSHSQLSKAALAAAGVSEETIRVSVGLEHIADIRDDFEQALEKC; encoded by the coding sequence ATGACTATCAAAAAGAATCTCCATCCCGAGACGCTCGCGATTCACGCCGGTCGCGCGAAAAATGCAGCGAATGCTTGCGCGACACCGATTTACCAAACTGCGAGTTTCGATTTCGGCTCGACCAAAGAAGCCGCCGATCTATTCGCGCTGAAGAAAGCTGGCAATATCTACACACGCATGGGCAACCCAACGACCGCCGTGCTCGAGGAACGCATCGCCGCGCTCGAAGGCGGCTCGGCCGCAGTCGCGACTGCGAGTGGCATGGCAGCGATTTCTTTGGCAATTTTAACTTTGGCGCAAAAAGGCGATCACATCATTTCCTCGACCGCACTCTACGGCGGCACGGAAACTTTGTTTCGCCACACCTTGCCGCGCTTCGGCATCGAGGTCGAATTCGTCGAGAAGCTCTCTGCCGCGAAATTGGAAAAATTGATTCGAAGAAATACGCGCGCAATTTATTTCGAGACGATTGGCAATCCTGCGGGCGAAGTTCTCGACTTCGCGGAAATCGCCAAGGTCGCGAAGAAATTCAAAGTGCCCGTCATCGTCGACAATACTTTCGCACCGGTGCTGTGCCGACCGATTGAATTTGGCGCGAACATTGTCATTCACTCACTCACGAAATGGATTGGCGGTCACGGCACTTCGATTGGCGGCATCGTCGTCGACGGCGGCAATTTCGATTGGAAAGTGAATCCGCTCTTCGCGCAAAAAGACCCGAGCTACCATGATTTGCGATTCGCGAGCCTCGGCAAAGTGGCTTTCGCGACGAAAGCGCGTGTCGACGGTCTGCGCAATCTCGGCGCCTGCCTCTCGCCTTTCAACTCTTGGCAATTTTTACTCGGACTCGAAACGCTCGGATTGAGAATTAAAAAACATTCGGAAAATACGATTGCGCTCACGCAATTCTTGGTCGACCATCCGAAAGTCGCCTGGGTGAATTTCGTCGGACTACCGACTCATCCTTTCAATGAAAACGCGCTGAAATATTTCGAGGGCGGCTTCGGTTCGGTCTTCACTTTTGGTTTGAAAAAAGGACGCACCGCCGGCAAAAAATTCATCGAGTCGGTCAAGCTCGCAAGTCACCTCGCGAATGTCGGCGACGCGAAAACACTCGTCCTGCATCCCGCCTCGACTTCACACTCGCAACTTTCGAAAGCAGCGCTCGCCGCCGCCGGCGTCAGCGAAGAAACGATTCGCGTCTCGGTCGGACTCGAGCACATCGCAGATATCCGCGACGATTTCGAGCAGGCTTTGGAGAAGTGCTGA
- a CDS encoding transglycosylase domain-containing protein, whose amino-acid sequence MENSQKASILRRIRLRIQNHGDGRWKTWLGLSAGLLVVAWFLRVWIVLFILQVGQFVLSPILPSIDDVNALFASQSTIIYDREGGELYTIHGDENRFEIPYEKIPDTVKVATTVAEDDKFFSHPGFDVDGIIRAVLSELGVGHFIGGGSTITQQFVKNAYLSPEKTYWRKLQELMLALKLENKFSKEEILAMYLNRIPYGNNAYGIQAAAQTFFNKNAEELTLAEAAVLAGLPQAPSRYSPYGQDRELLMGSCAKPPVPAGPEDLVAVEDSKTKNSDSAELAEDAVTEPQLVSACTSIDDPDYTPGRKDYVLNRLLSLGYISKTEFAQAWRESNNLKFQSYHESIRAPHFVFYVRDLLEEKYGQDVVERGGLRVFTTLDPNLQSKAEELVAAQFPEKQNEDGTATWGVNRFDATNASLLAVDNPTGQILAMVGSRDYFETVGEDGKGSDGATNLTTRPRQPGSSFKPFVYATGLKQGYAPASVFWDVETNFGRGTDEYTPKNYDGTFLGPISMRRALGGSRNIPAVKMAILAGELPIVQTAHEMGLASVKSDERYGPTIGLGAPEVPMLEMVQGYSVFANGGYAVPPTPILKITDARGNLIDEFADPKKELVLDPGIAYLMTNMLSDPSSRPSTWNSYLTLPGRPVAAKTGTANKKISEKSILPGDVWTIGYTPQMTVATWMGNNDGTPMNMSGGGFASAGPIWMGFMKAAHEDLPVKNFPIPEGIVQRSVSRLTGKLASSSTPIDQIVTETFIDTATPLEVDDSFMEIAVDRVSGKLPSALTPESAIELRKFENLHSERPYDSAWENPVQAWVKSVYGADSAIALPPTETDDVHTAATAQLAPTVTIVSPVSGSTVQKSTIGVWVDVTAPNDVEKVEYYRDDELVVTATTAPWKGVIPIPKKLDDGDHVKITAKVFDKLYYSGTSTVDVIVGEDTQMPTVRITAPTANSEVARGTTLLASAEAFDAGGDIAKVDFYLDGSKISEIEYPPFEVPIVLDSSTRLGSHTLLVDTTDTTGRSVSESVSFTVTEGGADAEGSTIISPVDGATISVQKNFIDVIAQINSANFTPTEVDFIARNLASGERKTFATVTSPSTLTFTATWSDLAVGKYEIYFKARDASGKSIISGRNTIEIK is encoded by the coding sequence ATGGAAAATTCTCAAAAGGCCTCAATTTTGAGGCGGATTCGGCTGCGAATCCAAAATCACGGTGACGGCAGATGGAAAACTTGGCTTGGACTTTCCGCCGGTTTGCTCGTCGTCGCATGGTTCCTGCGCGTGTGGATTGTCCTTTTCATTTTGCAGGTCGGACAATTCGTGTTGTCACCGATTTTGCCGAGCATCGACGATGTCAACGCACTTTTCGCGAGTCAGTCCACGATCATTTACGACCGCGAAGGCGGCGAGCTTTACACGATTCACGGCGATGAAAATCGTTTCGAGATTCCCTACGAAAAAATTCCCGATACAGTGAAAGTCGCGACGACCGTCGCGGAGGACGACAAGTTTTTTTCGCACCCCGGTTTCGATGTCGACGGCATCATTCGCGCCGTGCTGAGTGAGCTGGGCGTCGGTCACTTCATCGGCGGCGGTTCGACGATTACGCAGCAATTCGTCAAAAACGCCTATCTTTCTCCCGAAAAAACTTACTGGCGCAAACTCCAGGAATTGATGCTCGCGCTCAAATTGGAAAATAAATTTTCGAAAGAAGAAATCCTCGCGATGTATCTGAACCGCATTCCGTACGGCAATAACGCCTACGGTATCCAGGCAGCAGCGCAGACTTTTTTCAATAAAAACGCGGAGGAGCTGACTTTGGCGGAGGCGGCGGTGCTCGCTGGTTTGCCGCAGGCGCCGAGTCGCTATTCACCGTACGGACAAGATCGTGAACTCTTGATGGGTAGTTGCGCCAAGCCACCAGTTCCAGCTGGTCCGGAAGATTTGGTTGCGGTCGAAGATTCCAAAACTAAAAATTCCGATTCTGCTGAGTTGGCGGAAGATGCGGTGACTGAGCCGCAGCTCGTTTCAGCCTGCACTTCGATTGACGATCCGGACTACACACCCGGTCGCAAAGATTATGTTTTGAATCGCTTGCTCAGTCTCGGTTACATTTCCAAGACAGAATTCGCGCAAGCCTGGCGGGAATCCAATAATTTGAAATTCCAGTCTTACCACGAATCGATTCGCGCGCCGCATTTTGTTTTTTATGTCCGTGACTTACTCGAGGAAAAATACGGTCAGGATGTGGTCGAGCGCGGCGGATTGCGTGTCTTCACGACACTCGATCCCAATTTGCAGAGCAAAGCCGAGGAGCTGGTCGCGGCGCAATTTCCCGAGAAGCAAAATGAAGATGGCACAGCGACTTGGGGTGTGAATCGCTTCGATGCGACGAATGCTTCGCTGCTCGCCGTCGATAACCCGACCGGACAGATTCTCGCTATGGTCGGCAGTCGCGATTATTTCGAGACAGTCGGGGAAGATGGCAAAGGCAGTGACGGCGCGACCAATCTGACGACGCGTCCGCGCCAGCCCGGTTCAAGTTTCAAACCATTCGTCTATGCGACGGGACTCAAGCAGGGTTACGCTCCGGCTTCGGTTTTTTGGGATGTCGAAACCAATTTCGGTCGAGGGACGGATGAATACACACCCAAAAATTACGATGGAACTTTCCTCGGTCCGATTTCCATGCGGCGCGCGCTGGGTGGTTCGCGCAATATTCCGGCGGTGAAAATGGCAATCTTGGCGGGTGAATTGCCAATCGTCCAAACAGCCCACGAAATGGGTTTGGCAAGTGTGAAATCCGACGAACGCTACGGTCCGACCATCGGACTTGGCGCGCCGGAAGTTCCCATGCTCGAGATGGTTCAGGGTTATTCCGTTTTCGCGAATGGCGGCTACGCTGTCCCGCCGACGCCGATTCTCAAAATTACCGATGCACGCGGTAATCTGATTGACGAATTCGCTGACCCGAAAAAAGAACTCGTGCTCGATCCGGGCATTGCCTATCTGATGACCAACATGCTTTCCGATCCGAGCTCGCGCCCGAGTACTTGGAATTCTTATCTCACGCTGCCTGGTCGACCGGTCGCTGCCAAGACGGGTACGGCGAACAAAAAGATTTCCGAAAAATCGATTCTGCCGGGTGATGTGTGGACGATTGGCTACACGCCCCAGATGACCGTCGCGACCTGGATGGGTAATAACGACGGCACGCCGATGAATATGAGTGGCGGCGGATTCGCTTCGGCTGGTCCGATTTGGATGGGTTTCATGAAAGCGGCACACGAAGATTTGCCGGTCAAAAATTTCCCAATCCCAGAGGGTATCGTGCAACGCAGCGTCTCGCGTCTGACTGGCAAATTGGCCTCGTCTTCGACGCCGATTGACCAAATTGTGACGGAGACTTTCATCGATACAGCCACGCCGCTCGAGGTCGATGATTCTTTCATGGAAATTGCAGTCGATCGTGTGAGCGGCAAATTGCCGAGTGCGCTGACGCCGGAGTCGGCGATTGAGCTGCGCAAATTTGAAAATCTGCACTCGGAGCGACCCTACGATTCAGCCTGGGAAAATCCAGTGCAGGCTTGGGTCAAATCAGTTTATGGCGCAGATTCTGCGATTGCGCTGCCGCCGACCGAAACTGACGATGTCCACACCGCTGCGACCGCGCAGCTCGCGCCGACAGTCACGATTGTCTCGCCGGTTTCCGGTTCGACCGTCCAAAAATCGACGATTGGCGTGTGGGTCGATGTCACTGCGCCGAATGATGTCGAAAAAGTCGAATACTACCGCGACGACGAATTGGTCGTGACAGCGACGACGGCGCCATGGAAAGGTGTGATTCCAATTCCCAAAAAATTGGACGACGGGGATCATGTGAAGATTACTGCCAAGGTTTTTGACAAGCTCTATTATTCCGGCACTTCGACGGTCGATGTCATTGTCGGTGAAGATACGCAAATGCCGACCGTTCGCATCACAGCGCCGACTGCGAATTCCGAAGTCGCGCGCGGCACGACTTTGCTCGCGAGCGCCGAGGCTTTCGACGCTGGTGGTGATATCGCGAAGGTTGATTTTTATCTCGACGGTTCGAAAATTTCCGAAATCGAATATCCGCCTTTTGAGGTGCCGATTGTGCTGGATTCCAGCACGCGACTTGGTAGCCACACTTTGCTCGTCGACACGACGGACACGACCGGGCGTTCCGTGAGCGAGTCGGTCAGCTTCACAGTCACAGAAGGCGGCGCCGATGCTGAGGGTTCCACCATCATTTCCCCGGTCGATGGCGCGACGATTTCCGTGCAAAAAAATTTCATCGATGTAATTGCCCAGATCAATAGTGCGAATTTCACGCCGACTGAAGTCGACTTCATCGCGCGCAATCTCGCGAGTGGCGAGCGCAAGACCTTCGCGACGGTCACCAGCCCGAGCACGCTGACCTTCACCGCGACCTGGTCGGATTTGGCAGTCGGCAAGTATGAAATTTATTTCAAAGCGCGTGACGCGAGTGGCAAATCGATTATTTCCGGTCGTAATACCATCGAGATAAAATAA
- the metA gene encoding homoserine O-succinyltransferase: MPIKIPNQLPAKKLLERENIFVMPEKRAAKQDIRPLEIAVLNLMPTKIETETQLARLLGNSPLQVNLTFLTTESYRPKNISEKHLVNFYQTFEGVKTRKFDGLIVTGAPVELLDWQEVKYWDELKRILDWSLTNVYSSLFICWGAQAALQHFYKIPKHKLPRKKFGVFLHKACKKNAILLRGFDENFWVPVSRNTETREADLRKVKDLEILADAKDAGIYLVRNKKLRQIFAFNHAEYDRETLQKEFERDRAKDPNFPEPENYFDAKGQPQMRWRAHATLLFSNWLNYYVYQETPFDLEKL, from the coding sequence ATGCCAATCAAAATCCCCAACCAACTCCCCGCCAAGAAACTACTCGAGCGCGAGAATATTTTCGTCATGCCGGAAAAACGCGCGGCGAAGCAGGACATCCGTCCGCTCGAAATCGCCGTGCTAAATCTGATGCCGACCAAAATCGAGACCGAGACGCAGCTCGCGCGTCTGCTCGGCAACTCGCCGCTGCAGGTCAATCTCACCTTTCTCACGACGGAAAGCTACCGCCCGAAAAATATTTCTGAAAAGCACCTCGTCAATTTTTACCAGACTTTCGAAGGCGTAAAGACGCGCAAATTCGACGGACTAATCGTGACGGGCGCACCAGTCGAGCTACTCGACTGGCAAGAAGTGAAATACTGGGACGAGCTGAAGCGGATTTTGGACTGGAGCCTGACGAATGTTTATTCGAGCCTTTTCATTTGCTGGGGCGCGCAGGCGGCGTTGCAACATTTTTATAAAATCCCGAAACACAAACTGCCGCGCAAAAAATTCGGCGTCTTCCTCCACAAAGCCTGCAAAAAAAATGCGATTCTCCTGCGTGGTTTTGATGAGAATTTCTGGGTGCCCGTCTCGCGGAATACCGAAACGCGCGAAGCCGATCTACGCAAAGTGAAGGATCTCGAAATTCTCGCTGACGCGAAAGACGCCGGCATTTACCTCGTGCGCAATAAAAAGCTGCGCCAGATTTTCGCGTTCAATCACGCCGAGTACGACCGCGAGACTCTACAAAAGGAATTCGAGCGCGACCGCGCCAAAGATCCGAATTTCCCCGAGCCGGAGAATTACTTCGACGCCAAAGGTCAGCCGCAAATGCGCTGGCGTGCACACGCCACGCTACTTTTCTCGAACTGGCTGAATTATTATGTCTATCAGGAAACACCATTCGATCTCGAAAAACTTTAA